AGAAAATCTGATGGTTGCCAACATTCATCCGGGTCAACCAATACGGTATCCACTGCATTATTGACGAAGCCATCCAACTGGGAGATGACTTCCATATTCTTTTCCAATTCGTAATCTATATGTTCTGATTTATTCATGATAGTGAAATTTCGGCTTAAATAACTTTATCAACTGCTTCGATACTGGCGGATTTTAAGCAATTGGAAATCAAAAGTCAAAGCCATTTGAGCATAAAGGTAGTGACAAATTACGGGATTAGACGCAAAGAAACCCGATTTCTAAATTGGGTTTCTACTCATAAGGTGAACCTATTTCTTCAAAACCCAATACTTCTTATCAAAGTTTGACGGAGCAGTTTTATTTAAACGTTCCCCTATTTTGTCAAGATACATAGTATTATACCTTAATCTCGTAATATAGTTCGGAAGATCAGGGTCGCCGTTCCAGCAATGTTCTGCCCGATCTCCATAAAGGACCTCTCCTCCATAGTAAGGATCCGTTGTACTTTCAAGGAAATCTTCTGTAAGATAAACGGCATTGTTGAGGTAATAATTATCCATATCTCCACAATAGATGTGGATTTTTCCTTCCAGGTCTTTACCTAATTTGGACCAATCTCTTTCCATGATGTATCTCAGATCGAAATTTTCCTGCCAGTGTTTGGCCACTTCTTGATCAATCTCGCCAGAGTATTTGTCCCAGATCGGTTTGGGATAACCATCCTCCCCAACCGGAGAATAAACTGCCTGCCAAATGTCCCATTGGTCACCGGATCTGCTTTTTGTCCCACCCAAAGCCAGTTCCTTATAGTTCATATCTTTGAGCATCGCAGATACATGGCCCAGGTAATTCCTTTTGCCCACACGTTCCGTAGTCCTGAATGGACCTTTAAGAAAGTAGGCATTTTCTTCCTCATAAATATTTACCGTGGTGTAAGCCCTGAAATCAATGGGGTCCGGACAGGCCGCAAAACAACCATTATATTCATTGGGGTACATAACCTGAACTGCCAAAGCCTCCCAACCACCTGTTGAACCACCATATACAAACCTTGACCAACCCTCTCCAATACCTCTGAACTGTTCTTCTATATGTGGGATCAATTCATAAGTTATCGCATCACCATAGGGCCCGATGTTCTGGGAATTTACAGCATAACTATCATCATAAAATGGATTGGCATGTTGTATTTCTATAACTATAAACTTCTGGAAATCCGGGGAAATCCACTTTTTGTAGAAATCATAAGCTTCCTGCTGCTCAATCTTTTTGTAACCATAAATATTAAACCTCGCACTGTAATCTTCCTCCAAATCTTCATCAGGTGGAGTAGTCCTGAATCCACCAAAATCTGAAGGAAAATGCCCATGGAAAATCATCAAAGGATAATATTCATCTGGATTTTTGTCAAAATCCCTGGGAACCAACACATGCGCTCCAAGGTAAATATCCCTTCCCCAGAATTCGGATAACATTTCACTTTTGAATTTGATGTGCTTGATAAATTCTGTGTCCTCCGGTTCAGTCACGGGTGGATTGATCTGATCAATAGTTAAATTGAGACCTGTCTTTCCATCCCAATTTATTTTTTGGGGTTTGCTGTAAATATTGCCCGGTGTCCTGTTCCATTGCCTTCCCTCCCACTGGTCCATAGGCATTTTGATGGTATGACCGTCAGACCTGTTGAAGGTTTCATATTTGACGATGTAAGCCTGTACCCAATATTCCCCTTCCGGTATATTCTGATAGTTTTCAATTGGATAGCCAAATTCATTCAGATCAAGACTAAGTGATTGACCTGATTGATAATCCTCAAAATCCATTCCTATAACTTGGGCAGAACTGATGTCATCACTCACTGCAAACCTTGGTTCCGTCTTATCATTATGGTGAAAAAGCAAAAGTAAACGTCCATCTTTGAGATCTTTGGACAATTCCTCTGAAACTGTGATGTTGACATCAGGAATCGGGTTGGACTGACAGGAAATCAATATCAGATAAATGAAAATCGGAAAATATCTCATGACAATATATTTTAGTGGAAATTGAAGATAATACAAAATTCAAAATGATATTTTCAGGGGTACCTCTTATTACATAAACGGACAAAAACTGTTTTTTCACCCAAAGATCTGACCGTCTGTATATCTTAAAAGATTATACTTCAGAAGAAAGTTTAAATTCAAGCTTAAACCATCAACAACATGAAAAGAACATTCTATGTACTTATTGCGACTGTTATCCTCATGGCCTGCAATGAAAAATCTGAAATCACAGATTACACTTTGCTGACCGATGAAGAAAGATTGACCATAGCCAAAGAAATAGCCCAAAACACCATTATGGTAGACGGTCATGTAGACTTGCCTTACAGAATGAAAGTGGGTGGGTTTACCCTTCAAAGGGAAATATTGGATGTATCAGTCAGAACGGACGGGGGTAATTTCGACTTCCCAAGATCAAAGGAAGGTGGTCTGGACGCCCCTTTTATGTCTATATACATTCCTGCCATCTATCAGGAAAGGGGTGGGGCCAAAGCGTTGGCTGACTCACTTATTTTGATGACAGAAAGATTGTGCGATACATGGCCTGATAAATTTGCCATAGCGACCTCTCCTGATGATATCAAAAGAAATACCGAAGCAGGCAAGATCTCATTTCCAATGGGAATGGAAAACGGTGCTGCCTTGGAGGATGATATCAATAATGTCAAATACTTTTATGATAGAGGCATCAGGTACATCACACTTACCCATGGCAAAGACAACCTGATCGGAGATTCATCCTATGATACCACACGAACTCACGGGGGCTTAAGCGAATATGGCGTGCAGGTGGTCAAAGAAATGAACAAGACCGGAATCATGGTAGATATTTCCCACGTGTCTGATAACACCTTCTATGATGTGATGAAAACAACTGACGTTCCTGTTATTGCTTCTCATTCCTCTGCCAGAGCTTTTACTCCTGGTTTTGAAAGAAATATGGATGATGATATGATCAAAGCGTTAGGTAAAAATGGAGGGGTGATCATGATCAACTTCGGCGGGAGTTTTATAGATGGTGACTACAATGAGCGTTCTAGAGAGGTAAGGGAATACCTGGTAAATTGGCTGGCAGATAACGGATTGAGCAGATCGGATTCAGCAGCCCAAGCGTATATTCAAAAATACACTGCTGAAAACAATCCATTCCCCAATGTATCCAAAGTTGCAGATCATATTGACCATGTCAAAGCGCTGGTAGGTATTGACCATATTGGCTTAGGATCTGATTTTGATGGCGTGGGAGATAGCCTTCCAACAGGATTGAAGGATGTTTCCATGTACCCTAACCTGATTGCGGAATTACTCAAAAGAGGTTACTCCAAAGAGGATATCGAGAAAATTTGTTATAAAAACATATTCCGTGTTTGGAATAAGGTGATAGCAGCAGCCGGTTAATTATATTGAAAGAATTGGTTAAATACCTCTCTAAAAAAATAGAAATGACAACAATAAGCCGCTTATAAAATGATAAAAGCAATTCAATAAGAAATTGCTTAATTTTGCACCTTAAACGATTCAAACAATATGAAAAAATTAAAATATCTCTCTTTTTTTCTGGCAGGTGGATTATTTCTTTTCGCTTCTTGTACTGGAAAAGAAGTATCCGAAACTGAATCAGAGCCATCTCCATTTGCCATAGATACCGAAAAATTAACAATAAGAATCGATACTTTATTCACGGATTTTGAAAGTCCTTGGGGAATGACGTGGTTACCGGACGGCAGAATGCTCGTCACGGAGAGAAAAGGTGAAATCCTGGTTTTCAAGGATGATAAATTCACGGGTGAAAAACTAACTGGTGTACCGGCTGTTTCCGAAGTAAACCAAGCTGGTTTATTGGATATCACCATCCACCCGGATTATAAAAATAATGGCTGGATCTATATGTCTTATTCAAGACCTAAAGGAGAAGGTGAAGTTTTGGTTATTTCAAGAGCAAAACTAAATGGCAATGCGCTGGAAAATTTGGAAGAAATCTTTGTGTGCAATCCTGAATGGAAAGGCGGAAGGCACTTTGGTTCCAGAATAGTCTTCGATAAAGACAACTATCTCTTTTTCTCAAACGGAGACAAAGGTTCAAGACCCCAAAACGCCCAGGAATTGGACAATGATCATGGAAAAATCCATAGAATCCACGATGATGGACGTATTCCAACCGATAACCCATTTGTAAATACTGCTGGAGCCTCTCCTTCTATTTGGACATATGGCAACAGAAATCCACAGGGTATGATTTATGACAAAGCAAATGACAGAATCTGGGCAGTAGAACATGGCCCAAAAGGTGGTGATGAGCTTAACTTGATCGAAAAAGGAAAAAATTATGGCTGGCCGGTGATTTCCTACGGAATCAACTATGACGGGACAATTCTGACAGAATTGACCGAAAAAGAAGGAATGGAACAGCCTGTCACTTATTGGGTACCATCCATAGCTACCTGTGGAATGACACTGGTAACTTCTGACAAATATCCTGAATGGAAAGGTAATTTACTGGTAGCAGGCTTGGCTGGACAGCAAATTGCAAGGGTAGAACTTGATGGCACGACTAAAGTTGGTGAAGAAACTCTTTTGAAGGATATTGGACGGGTCAGACAAGTGTCTGAAAGTCCTGATGGCTATATCTATGCAATGACAGAAGCTACTGGCTTATTGGTCAAGCTGATTCCCCAAAGGTAATTGACAAGTAAAATCATATGCAATTGGAATACCCGGCAGATTTGCTGGGTATTACTTTTTCAAGACAATTATAAATACCAAAAATCAAGTGGGTCCGGAATCTGAAACTGGTAACCTGTTGACTGGATTTTTTGGGAAGAAATCTGCTTCCACTGACTTTTGCCAACCGGTGCATAATCTGTAGGAGGCGGAAATCCGAGATCAATAGCATTTTTTTCGTAAACCAGTTTCCGATTGGGATGATTTGGCGCTACTCCATTGAAAATTTCATTCCAAAGATTATTTTCTATTACCCAAGATGATATGCCCACAGCGTCATCCCTGTGGATATAATTGACTGGACTGTCCCCAACTACATTTGATTTACCTGAAAAATATTTACCCGGAATTCTATCCACACCTAGTAGCCCCCCAAACCTAATAATGGTCAAATCATAGTTCCTGTCATGAAGAAGGATGTTTTCAGCCTGAAAAAGAGAAGTATTACCTGTATTTTCTTTATTCAATAAAAAACCTTCATCCAATTCCCTATTTAAGTCAGGATAAACGGAAGTAGAACTGATATAAATTATTTTTTTGACCCCTGCCTGTACGGCCATGGACTTGATGAACTTGATCTGTTCAGGATGAAAACTTTCCGGCATTGTTCTGCTTCTTGGAGGAATATTTACAAACAATATATCCGATTCAAATAATTTCAAAAAGGCTCTTCCTTCGGGGTGCGGCAATAATTTCAGCATAAAGGTTGAAATTCCTTTGGAATTCAATTCATTTGTTTTTTCTTGACTTGTGGTACTTCCTTTCACTTCAAAACCTTTATCCTTGAGTGAAATCGCAAGTGGCAGTCCAAGCCAACCTAACCCTATAATTGAAACAGATGTCATAAAAAGGATGATATATTTTTAAATAATTGGTAAATTCAATGGTCAACAAATATATAACTAATAAGATATGGATTTTGTCTTGATAGGCTATGGGATTAATATTAAAAAAAATTCGGTTTTTTGGGCCTTAGGGTTAGTTGTTTCAGTTTCTTTGCTTTCCTGCGGCCAAAAAGAAAAAAATCCTTTGCTGGGAAATTGGTATGCTTTTGAGCAGGATTCCACTTATTATGAACTGTATGTCAATGATACCCTTATTGTACTGAACAATGACAATATCGGCCCTATAGGTTATGATTACATGATCAAAGAGAATATGCTTTATATTAGCAATGATGCGGGAATGGAAAGAATTTGGAAAATGAATGAAATTTCAGACAACTATTTTATCATTGAGGACAGGTTGGAATCCATCAAATATTACCGGCTGGATCTGCCTATTGATTTTTTCTTAAGTATTCAAGACTCAGTAAGCTACGCCGAATTCAAAATGGGATTTGGTTCTAGGTTTGAAGATAATACTGTTATCCAATAATGAAAAAATCTCCTTTAAGGGAGATTTTTTCATTATTTTTCATTTTTGGGCATAGTCCCCAAAATATAATCCCATAATGGAGAACTCACCCCAAATGCAACATCCGGATTTTTGTAATGGTGAATGGCATGGTTGACCCAAAGGACCTTCAGGAAATTTTTTGGTGGCTGATACGCATGAACTATATAATGTACCCCAAGGTAGGCTGAGTATCCTATCAAAAATCCCGGAAGAAAATACAAAACATAAGCACCCATGATTAACTTAAATACCAAATAAAACACCAAAGAATAAAATGCGCTTACAAAAGGCGGCATAGCCAGTCTGTCTTTATCTTTTGGATAGTCATGGTGAACTCCGTGGACTGAGTATTGCAGTTTATCTTTGGTAGGCGTATCCCTTTCCATGTGGAAGAAATATTTATGCATCATATATTCCACAAATGTAAAAGAAATGATCCCTATAAAAAGCACCAGTAAACCCGTAGCAAATTTGATCTCCGTGGTCGTAACACCATAAAAAAGTGAAACACTTGAAATAGTAAAAAACATCGTAATCGGAACCATTATATGGGTTCTGGAAAATCTTTCAAGGATTGGGTTATCAAACATCTTTGCCGAACCATAATTATCGGGCTTATCCAATCTTCCGATTTTTTTCAATGTTGCCATTTTTTTAACTTTTTTTTGGTCTTCAAATCCAAACTGAAAATAATTTTAGGACCCTCAACTTCAACTCTGCAAATTTATAACTTATGATCTAATTATGCGATTTTTATCATGAATTAAAAAAATGATAAAAATCATAATCAGACTGCAAACTGTCTTGATTTTTCAATTGTCTGATGATAAACATTTTCGTACAAAGGCAAAATGTTAGATATATCGAATTTTTTTGCCCTTTCCAGGGCTCTTTTTTTAAATCCGGGAAGATTTCTGTCATCCAATATTTCCAAAGCCTTTTTTGTCATTTCTTTCACATCGCCGATTTCACAGGTGAAACCCGTCTCACCATCAATATTCAATTCGGGAATCCCGCCGGCATTGGAACTTAATACCGGAACCTCACATGCCATTGCTTCCAATGCTGCAAGACCAAAACTTTCCTTTTCCGATGGCATCAAAAATAAATCCGCCACTGAAAGTACCTCCTCTACTGCCTCAAGCTTTCCAAGAAACCTGATATCGTCACATGTACCCAATTCTCTGCAAAGCCGTTCCATTTTATCTCTTTCCGGTCCATCACCGACCAAAAGGAGTTTGGCAGGAATCTGCTTCCTCACTTCATAGAATACCCTAATGACGTCCTCTACCCTTTTTACTTTTCTGAAATTGGAGGTATGTACAAGAAGTTTTTCTCCATGCGGACAAATTGCCAATTTGAAATGCTCTTTCTTTTGTTTTTTGAACCTTTCAAGGTCAATGAAATTGGGAATAACAACAATCTCCTTTTTGATATCAAAATGTTCGAAAGTGGCTTTCTTCAAGTCTTCCGATACAGCAGTGACGGTATCGGAATGATTTATACTGAATGTTACCACAGGTTCATAACTCGGATCTTTTCCGACCAAAGTAATATCGGTACCATGTAAGGTGGTCACCACAGGAATATAAATTCCTCTTTCCTTCAAAATCTGCTTTGCCATGTAGGCCGCAGAGGCATGAGGTATGGCATAGTGAACATGCAAGAGGTCAAGGTTTTCGTAAATGACAACATTTACCATTTTACTGGCTAGTGCCAATTCATACGGGGCATGATCAAATAAGGGATAACTTTTAATATCCACTTCATGGTAAAAAAGATTCTGATTGAAAAAGTCAAGCCGGGTCGGCTGACTATAAGTGATAAAATGAATCTGATGCCCTTCTTTAGCCAGGGCCTTACCCAACTCTGTAGCAACGACACCACTTCCTCCAAAGGTCGGGTAACAAACAATCCCAATTTTCATGAATACACCATTTAAAATATATCAACAAAACAATAAACACAGCTTCGACCTGATTTTGTTCATTCTCTATTCCATTAAATTCCAAAATCCTTTTTGTTGTACATTACTTCTCATTGCTTGGTAAATAATATCGTGGATTTCGGGCCTTACAGCATCTTTGAGCAAGGTATTGTTATTGGCATCAGGGTGAACCCTGTTGGAGAGAAAAACAAAGATCAAATCATTGTCCGGATCTGCCCATACACAGGTACCTGTAAAACCTGTATGTCCAAAAGTGCTTTTGGGTGCCAAAACCCCTGCGCTCCCACCTTTCCCTTTTTCGGGTTCAGGTTTATCCCAACCCCAACCTCTTCTGCTTTGAGTCGATTGTCTTTTGGTAAATTCATTTACGGTGTCTTCATCAAATATATTCACATCGGCATATTTCCCACCGTTGAGCATCATTTGCATCATCACTGCCAAATCATTGGCTTTCCCGAATAAACCGGCGTGTCCCGCGACTCCGCCATACATCGCAGCGCCGGGATCATGAACATATCCTTGGATAAGCCGTTTTCTGAATGTAATATCATCTTCTGTCGGAGCCACCAATTCTTTGGAATACTTTTTAAGCGGATTAAATGCCATAGTATGTAAGCCCAAGGGTGCATAAAGGTTTTGGTCCAAAAATTCATCCAAGGGCTGGTTGGTCATTGTCTCTACCAAAGCCTGCATCAGATACATGGTAAGATCGGAATAGACATAGCTGTATTTCCTTCGTCCCGGTTCAGGTTTTCTGAGATCTGAATTTACCGTCCAAATCCATAAACTATCTCTCAATGAATTTAGAGCAAACATATCGTTGGAGACTGGTAAAGAATATCCTGGTTCTGCCTTTGGTCTATAAAATTCACTTTTCCAATTACCTGCTTCCACGGTTTTGGCATAATGCGGAATAAATGCTACCAGACCGGCCTCATGGGCCAGAATATCCTTCAAAATCAAATCCCCTTTGTTCGTATTTCTTAATTCGGGGATATATCTTCCAATAGGCTTATCCATATCAATCACCCCACGGCTTGCCAAAAACATAACTGCCTGAGTAGTGGCCAGCACTTTTGTGATCGAAGCCAAATCGTAGACCGTTTCTGTAGTCACTTCTTTGGATTTACTATAATCATAGTGTCCATAGGCTTTTTCAAAAACTATCTGCCCATTTTTTGCCACTAAAACGACTCCTCCCGGAAAAGCTCTCTTTCTAATACTGATTTCCATCACAGTATCTATCCGGGCCAAAATTTTACTGTCCATGCCCTGACTTTCCGGAATACTGTAGGAAAGTCTCCCCATTCCCGGTAAATAACCACCTGCCCCTGCCCTAATGCTCAGGTTAAGGGAAACCGGCAAAATCCCATGTGCATCCCTTGCCCCAAAAATAACTTCAGGAACAATTCTTTGAGTAAACGTATTGTTTTCATAAGCCAAAATATTATAAGGCAATTCGGGTACATACTTGGATGCATAAGCATTGCCAAAAGTCACCAAAACAACGTTTTTCTCTTCTCCCAATTTTTTGAGAAAATTAAAATCTGTCATGGTCACCCCGAAACTACGAGAGGGACTGTTAGAAATTCCCATAACTCCTATGATAACCGTATCAAAATCTTTGAGCTTTTTTTGGATGTTTTCAAGACTTCCGGCATCCGCCCCTTTTCCTATCTGGAAATGTTCAAATTTTGCATATTTATCCAGTTTTTTCTGAAATTCCTGACCATTACCTCCTATGGTCAAGGAAGCCAGCTTCTTAAGGTCCAATTGTCTTATGGGAAGAAAATCATCTTTATTGGCAGTTACTGTGATTGCTTTGGCATATAATTTTTCAGTCAATAGCTCTGCCGATGGAGAATTGAGCCTTTTTACCAGGTTATTGGTTTCAATTTTTTCTACCCTGCCCAACCCTGCCCAATATTTGGCTCTGAGAATTTTCCTTATTCTTTCATCTACCTCTTCCTGAGATATTTTCCCTTCGGCAATGGCCTGAAGAATCAAAGATTTTGCTTTTGGCACATCCTGGGAAAAAACCAAAACATCATTCCCGGCCAAAAGGGCTGCCAACTCCACTTCCCCAGGCTTTATAAATCCACTGACACCTTTCATATTCAGGGCATCCGTAAACACAAGTCCATCGAAGTTCATCTGCCTTTTGAGCAGATCGCTGACTACATATTTGGAAAGTGAGGTGGCCTTGTTTCTTTCACTGTCCAGGCTTGGAATATGCAAATGAGCCACCATCACACTCATCAGGTCATTGTCAATCAACTCTCTGTAGGGATAGAGATCAATATCCTTGATCCTGGTCTCAGAATGCCGGATAACCGGCAAAGTATAATGGGAATCAGACTCCGTATCCCCATGACCCGGAAAATGCTTTGCATTCGCAATCACACCATGGTCCTGAAGACCTTTCATATATGCGACGGATTTTCTTGCCACCAACCTCTTTTCTTCCCCAAAAGCCCTATAACCTATGACAGGATTGTTGGGATTGGAATTAACATCTACAACAGGGGCAAAATTAATATGCATACCCAACTCCTTAAACTGGAAGGCGATTTCCTTTCCCATTTCATAAATGAGATCATCATCAGGCAAAGCCCCCAACGTCATAGCTTTTGGAAAAGTAATCACCGAGTCCAATCGCATGCTTACACCCCACTCCGCATCCATGGCTATGAATAGCGGAACTTTACTTATGGTCTGGAAATAATTGGTCAGATTAGCCTGCCTTACAGGACCACCTTGAAAAAAAATCAAGCCTCCGATATTGTGCTCTGTAATCAAGCGGGCAAGGTCATTTTTATGCCTTTCATCTTTATTGGAATATGCCGCTACCATAAATAGCTGCCCCAAGCGGTCCTCAAAACTTTGATTTTCAAAAACACTGTCCACCCAGGCCATCTGCAGGTTTTCGTCCAAAGACAAAAATGGATCTTTTCCCATATCCAGGTCTTTTTCGCCTGAAATTTCCAAACCCATCACAGCATCTGACTGAAAAAAAATAAAAACCGCAACCAGAATACTCCAAACTTTTACGCGCATGCCTCTGTTTAATTTTTATTGCTTGAATTTTAAAATAACTTTGTATCAATATACATTGAATTGTACAAACTTACACGTAAAATTCAAGGCCTGATATCAATTTTTGATTTTCGGGAAAAGAATTTGAATTGTGCAGTACATATCCATTTGAATAAAACCCCAAAATGAAATTCCCTTCAATTTTCAGAACAGCCAAACCCATGCGGTTTGATATCCAGCCCAGATATTATGATCCGGTAAAAGAAGAAATTGCACAACGGACCGCAAAAATCAAAAGAGAGCTTCAAGCAGATGGGAAAATCCCATTGGAAAATGAAGATAGTGAAGTTTTGAACCGTGATTATGGGTCCTCTATCCGGGGAGCATTTACCCAAGGCGGGCCAATTAAAGGTAGATCTTCTTCCGTGGTAAGCAGTACTGGAATCATCAGATTGGTGATTTTCATGGTGTTGTTAGGGGCTTTCTTTGGATATGTTTATATAGGTCCTGAAGCTCTGTATACCATGTTGTTTATTTTTATGGGCGGTGCATTGGTTTATTTATTTTTCAGATTAAAAGGAAAAAGCCGCAGATGAATGACATTATCCAACTTCTTCCTGATGCCATTGCCAATCAGATCGCTGCGGGGGAAGTAGTACAAAGGCCTGCTTCGGCGTTGAAAGAATTGATGGAAAATGCGGTGGATGCCGGT
This window of the Aquiflexum balticum DSM 16537 genome carries:
- a CDS encoding dipeptidase, yielding MKRTFYVLIATVILMACNEKSEITDYTLLTDEERLTIAKEIAQNTIMVDGHVDLPYRMKVGGFTLQREILDVSVRTDGGNFDFPRSKEGGLDAPFMSIYIPAIYQERGGAKALADSLILMTERLCDTWPDKFAIATSPDDIKRNTEAGKISFPMGMENGAALEDDINNVKYFYDRGIRYITLTHGKDNLIGDSSYDTTRTHGGLSEYGVQVVKEMNKTGIMVDISHVSDNTFYDVMKTTDVPVIASHSSARAFTPGFERNMDDDMIKALGKNGGVIMINFGGSFIDGDYNERSREVREYLVNWLADNGLSRSDSAAQAYIQKYTAENNPFPNVSKVADHIDHVKALVGIDHIGLGSDFDGVGDSLPTGLKDVSMYPNLIAELLKRGYSKEDIEKICYKNIFRVWNKVIAAAG
- a CDS encoding PQQ-dependent sugar dehydrogenase, producing the protein MKKLKYLSFFLAGGLFLFASCTGKEVSETESEPSPFAIDTEKLTIRIDTLFTDFESPWGMTWLPDGRMLVTERKGEILVFKDDKFTGEKLTGVPAVSEVNQAGLLDITIHPDYKNNGWIYMSYSRPKGEGEVLVISRAKLNGNALENLEEIFVCNPEWKGGRHFGSRIVFDKDNYLFFSNGDKGSRPQNAQELDNDHGKIHRIHDDGRIPTDNPFVNTAGASPSIWTYGNRNPQGMIYDKANDRIWAVEHGPKGGDELNLIEKGKNYGWPVISYGINYDGTILTELTEKEGMEQPVTYWVPSIATCGMTLVTSDKYPEWKGNLLVAGLAGQQIARVELDGTTKVGEETLLKDIGRVRQVSESPDGYIYAMTEATGLLVKLIPQR
- a CDS encoding NAD(P)-binding domain-containing protein, with translation MTSVSIIGLGWLGLPLAISLKDKGFEVKGSTTSQEKTNELNSKGISTFMLKLLPHPEGRAFLKLFESDILFVNIPPRSRTMPESFHPEQIKFIKSMAVQAGVKKIIYISSTSVYPDLNRELDEGFLLNKENTGNTSLFQAENILLHDRNYDLTIIRFGGLLGVDRIPGKYFSGKSNVVGDSPVNYIHRDDAVGISSWVIENNLWNEIFNGVAPNHPNRKLVYEKNAIDLGFPPPTDYAPVGKSQWKQISSQKIQSTGYQFQIPDPLDFWYL
- a CDS encoding sterol desaturase family protein; this encodes MKKIGRLDKPDNYGSAKMFDNPILERFSRTHIMVPITMFFTISSVSLFYGVTTTEIKFATGLLVLFIGIISFTFVEYMMHKYFFHMERDTPTKDKLQYSVHGVHHDYPKDKDRLAMPPFVSAFYSLVFYLVFKLIMGAYVLYFLPGFLIGYSAYLGVHYIVHAYQPPKNFLKVLWVNHAIHHYKNPDVAFGVSSPLWDYILGTMPKNEK
- the bshA gene encoding N-acetyl-alpha-D-glucosaminyl L-malate synthase BshA, giving the protein MKIGIVCYPTFGGSGVVATELGKALAKEGHQIHFITYSQPTRLDFFNQNLFYHEVDIKSYPLFDHAPYELALASKMVNVVIYENLDLLHVHYAIPHASAAYMAKQILKERGIYIPVVTTLHGTDITLVGKDPSYEPVVTFSINHSDTVTAVSEDLKKATFEHFDIKKEIVVIPNFIDLERFKKQKKEHFKLAICPHGEKLLVHTSNFRKVKRVEDVIRVFYEVRKQIPAKLLLVGDGPERDKMERLCRELGTCDDIRFLGKLEAVEEVLSVADLFLMPSEKESFGLAALEAMACEVPVLSSNAGGIPELNIDGETGFTCEIGDVKEMTKKALEILDDRNLPGFKKRALERAKKFDISNILPLYENVYHQTIEKSRQFAV
- a CDS encoding glycoside hydrolase family 3 N-terminal domain-containing protein, with the translated sequence MRVKVWSILVAVFIFFQSDAVMGLEISGEKDLDMGKDPFLSLDENLQMAWVDSVFENQSFEDRLGQLFMVAAYSNKDERHKNDLARLITEHNIGGLIFFQGGPVRQANLTNYFQTISKVPLFIAMDAEWGVSMRLDSVITFPKAMTLGALPDDDLIYEMGKEIAFQFKELGMHINFAPVVDVNSNPNNPVIGYRAFGEEKRLVARKSVAYMKGLQDHGVIANAKHFPGHGDTESDSHYTLPVIRHSETRIKDIDLYPYRELIDNDLMSVMVAHLHIPSLDSERNKATSLSKYVVSDLLKRQMNFDGLVFTDALNMKGVSGFIKPGEVELAALLAGNDVLVFSQDVPKAKSLILQAIAEGKISQEEVDERIRKILRAKYWAGLGRVEKIETNNLVKRLNSPSAELLTEKLYAKAITVTANKDDFLPIRQLDLKKLASLTIGGNGQEFQKKLDKYAKFEHFQIGKGADAGSLENIQKKLKDFDTVIIGVMGISNSPSRSFGVTMTDFNFLKKLGEEKNVVLVTFGNAYASKYVPELPYNILAYENNTFTQRIVPEVIFGARDAHGILPVSLNLSIRAGAGGYLPGMGRLSYSIPESQGMDSKILARIDTVMEISIRKRAFPGGVVLVAKNGQIVFEKAYGHYDYSKSKEVTTETVYDLASITKVLATTQAVMFLASRGVIDMDKPIGRYIPELRNTNKGDLILKDILAHEAGLVAFIPHYAKTVEAGNWKSEFYRPKAEPGYSLPVSNDMFALNSLRDSLWIWTVNSDLRKPEPGRRKYSYVYSDLTMYLMQALVETMTNQPLDEFLDQNLYAPLGLHTMAFNPLKKYSKELVAPTEDDITFRKRLIQGYVHDPGAAMYGGVAGHAGLFGKANDLAVMMQMMLNGGKYADVNIFDEDTVNEFTKRQSTQSRRGWGWDKPEPEKGKGGSAGVLAPKSTFGHTGFTGTCVWADPDNDLIFVFLSNRVHPDANNNTLLKDAVRPEIHDIIYQAMRSNVQQKGFWNLME